A genome region from Geobacter pickeringii includes the following:
- the rplT gene encoding 50S ribosomal protein L20 translates to MPRAKRGFKARQRRNKVLKLAKGYRGARSKLFRSATEAVDRALNYAFRDRKVKKRDFRALWITRINAASRLNGLSYSKLIFGLKKASVEIDRKVLADLAVSDPQGFAEIATLAKAQF, encoded by the coding sequence ATGCCAAGAGCAAAACGTGGATTCAAAGCGAGACAGAGAAGAAACAAAGTTCTCAAGTTGGCAAAAGGGTACCGTGGGGCAAGAAGCAAACTGTTTCGGAGCGCAACAGAAGCGGTCGATAGAGCCCTCAACTATGCGTTCCGTGACCGCAAGGTCAAGAAGCGTGATTTTCGAGCCCTCTGGATAACCCGAATAAATGCCGCCTCACGACTCAACGGACTTTCCTACAGCAAGCTTATTTTTGGGCTTAAAAAGGCGAGTGTAGAGATCGACCGGAAGGTCTTGGCAGACTTGGCGGTTTCCGACCCGCAAGGGTTCGCAGAGATTGCAACTCTCGCAAAAGCGCAGTTTTAA
- the rpmI gene encoding 50S ribosomal protein L35: protein MPKIKTNRGAAKRFKKTGTGKIKRSHAFTSHILTSKTRKRKRQLRSGALVAAVDQKNIAKLIPYV from the coding sequence ATGCCCAAGATCAAGACCAATCGTGGCGCTGCCAAGCGTTTCAAAAAGACGGGAACCGGAAAGATCAAGAGAAGTCACGCGTTCACGAGTCACATCCTCACCTCCAAGACGAGAAAGCGCAAGCGTCAACTTCGGTCCGGCGCTTTGGTTGCTGCTGTTGATCAGAAGAACATCGCAAAGCTGATCCCCTACGTGTAG
- the infC gene encoding translation initiation factor IF-3, whose protein sequence is MAKPTVNINQAIRAREVRVVGANSEQLGIMPLHEALSLADSQQLDLVEVSPTAVPPVCRIMDYGKFKYQQSKKMQEAKKKQTHVQLKEVKLRPKTDEHDLQFKIKHVRRFIEEGNKAKVTLVFRGREITHTDIGLKALERVASELDDIAVVEFKPKMEGRSLYMIVAPKGKK, encoded by the coding sequence ATAGCTAAGCCTACAGTAAATATCAATCAAGCCATCAGGGCACGTGAAGTTAGGGTTGTTGGTGCTAACAGCGAACAACTCGGGATCATGCCGCTTCATGAGGCTCTGTCGCTTGCTGATAGCCAGCAACTGGATCTTGTTGAGGTTTCACCGACGGCGGTGCCGCCGGTCTGCCGGATCATGGACTATGGCAAGTTCAAGTACCAGCAGAGCAAGAAGATGCAGGAAGCAAAAAAGAAGCAGACGCATGTTCAGTTGAAGGAAGTGAAGCTGCGTCCGAAGACCGATGAGCATGATCTGCAGTTCAAAATCAAGCACGTCAGGCGCTTCATTGAGGAAGGCAATAAGGCCAAAGTGACGTTAGTTTTCCGCGGCCGTGAGATTACCCACACCGATATCGGTCTGAAGGCCCTTGAGCGGGTTGCCAGTGAGTTGGATGACATCGCTGTGGTTGAGTTCAAGCCTAAAATGGAAGGCCGTAGCTTGTACATGATTGTCGCCCCGAAGGGGAAGAAATAG
- the thrS gene encoding threonine--tRNA ligase, with protein sequence MGDVKVRLPDGSERVLAEGSTVRDLAASIGAGLAKAAIAGKLDGTLVDIATPLFDGAAVEIVTERSPEALEIIRHSTSHLMAQAVKQLFPQAKVTIGPAVENGFYYDFDIDHPFGPEDIEKIETRMGELARTGQKIERQVVSKGEALKLFRDMGESYKVELIEAIDGDTVSLYRQGDFVDLCRGPHLPSTSLCKAFKLTTLAGAYWRGDEKNKMLQRVYGTAFVDKKELDAYLERLEEAKRRDHRKLGRELDLFSFSDEVGAGFVIWHPKGAMLRTVLEDFERKEHLRRGYDIVVGPQILKTELWQRSGHYDNYRENMYFTEVEGQGFGIKPMNCLSHMMIYKSQLRSYRDLPLRFFELGTVHRHERAGVLHGLLRVRCFTQDDAHILCTPEQLDAEIRGVISFVNDVMGIFGFEYEMELSTRPEKSIGSDEDWERATGALLGALKASGRSYEINEGDGAFYGPKIDIKLRDSLDRKWQCATIQCDFTLPERFDLTYVDADGERKRPVMVHRVILGSIERFIGVLIEHFAGNFPLWLSPVQAIVLTVTDSQLSYASEVFELLRSLGVRVLKDFRNEKLGYKIREAQLQKIPYMLVIGDKEVESATVTPRYRNGANLAAMKPEEFASFVSDEVKSFK encoded by the coding sequence ATGGGTGACGTCAAGGTTAGGTTGCCGGATGGTTCGGAAAGAGTGCTCGCTGAAGGCTCGACCGTGCGTGATTTGGCTGCTTCGATCGGTGCTGGTCTGGCCAAGGCCGCAATTGCTGGGAAGCTGGATGGCACTCTGGTGGATATTGCTACGCCGCTTTTTGACGGTGCAGCGGTTGAGATCGTCACGGAAAGGTCTCCTGAGGCCTTGGAGATAATCCGGCACTCAACGTCACATCTCATGGCTCAAGCCGTGAAGCAGCTTTTTCCTCAGGCAAAGGTCACTATCGGTCCGGCCGTTGAAAACGGATTTTATTACGATTTTGATATCGATCACCCCTTTGGTCCTGAGGACATTGAGAAGATAGAGACCCGGATGGGGGAGCTTGCCAGGACGGGTCAGAAGATCGAGCGGCAGGTGGTCTCAAAGGGTGAGGCGCTCAAGCTTTTTCGGGACATGGGAGAGAGCTACAAGGTTGAGCTCATTGAAGCAATTGATGGCGACACGGTTTCCCTGTACCGGCAGGGGGATTTCGTCGACCTATGTCGCGGTCCCCATCTTCCGTCCACGTCTTTATGCAAGGCTTTCAAGTTGACCACGCTTGCTGGTGCCTACTGGCGCGGGGATGAGAAAAATAAGATGCTTCAGCGGGTCTACGGAACCGCATTTGTGGATAAAAAGGAACTTGATGCTTATCTGGAGCGCCTTGAGGAGGCCAAGCGCCGCGATCACCGGAAACTCGGGCGCGAACTTGACCTCTTTTCATTTTCGGATGAGGTTGGCGCCGGTTTCGTTATCTGGCATCCGAAGGGAGCGATGCTTCGTACCGTTCTGGAGGATTTCGAGCGCAAGGAGCATCTGAGGCGCGGTTATGATATCGTGGTTGGGCCACAGATACTCAAGACCGAGCTTTGGCAACGTTCGGGGCATTATGATAACTACCGTGAGAATATGTATTTTACTGAGGTTGAAGGTCAGGGGTTTGGCATCAAGCCGATGAACTGCTTGAGCCACATGATGATCTACAAGTCTCAGCTCCGTAGCTATCGTGATCTGCCACTCCGTTTTTTCGAGCTCGGAACGGTGCATCGTCATGAGCGCGCTGGCGTTCTTCACGGTCTTCTCCGGGTCAGATGCTTCACTCAGGACGATGCACACATCCTCTGTACCCCTGAACAGTTGGATGCGGAGATCAGGGGGGTCATCTCGTTCGTCAATGATGTGATGGGTATCTTCGGCTTCGAGTATGAGATGGAGCTCTCGACTCGTCCTGAAAAGTCCATTGGTTCCGATGAGGACTGGGAACGGGCTACTGGAGCCCTGTTGGGGGCACTGAAGGCTTCGGGTCGGTCATATGAGATCAATGAGGGTGATGGCGCCTTCTACGGTCCAAAGATAGATATCAAGCTGCGGGACTCTCTTGACAGAAAGTGGCAGTGTGCTACAATCCAGTGCGATTTTACGCTCCCCGAACGATTTGATCTGACGTATGTTGACGCGGATGGAGAGCGTAAGCGTCCTGTTATGGTACACCGGGTAATACTCGGTTCAATCGAGCGTTTCATTGGTGTCCTCATAGAGCACTTCGCCGGGAATTTCCCGCTCTGGCTCTCGCCGGTTCAGGCAATAGTTCTGACTGTGACCGACAGCCAGCTGTCTTACGCATCAGAAGTCTTCGAACTGTTGCGTTCGCTGGGTGTAAGAGTGCTGAAGGATTTCCGCAATGAAAAGCTCGGCTACAAAATCCGCGAAGCACAGTTGCAGAAAATTCCCTACATGCTTGTCATTGGTGATAAGGAAGTCGAAAGCGCGACGGTGACTCCCCGGTACCGGAACGGGGCGAACCTTGCTGCCATGAAGCCGGAAGAATTTGCCTCGTTTGTTTCAGATGAAGTGAAAAGCTTTAAATAG
- a CDS encoding glycosyltransferase family 9 protein, whose translation MTVSKLFLKQADHLVGRIIASLLPVPPHHDVPSRPQSVLIIRPGGIGDAVHLVPVVRALRQCFPELTIDILAERRNAGIFALCPGIRSVRCYDIPSEFCDALRRRYDVVIDTEQWHRLSAVMARIVRAETKIGFASNNRRRLLTHPVSYNQDVYEADSFRRLLAPLGCDGEGEVVAPFLAVAGRDAEVADRLLAALGGRPFVAFFPGASIVERRWGGDRFAELASRLRKRIEVVVVGGAVDRQDAAVIERSDVLNFAGITNLAETAAVLARSSLLVSGDSGILHIAVGLGVPTVSLFGPGREQKWAPRGKDHIVINKHLSCSPCTTFGYTPKCPIDARCMAEITVDEVEDAVLTLLARGKCDAHQ comes from the coding sequence TCCCTCCCCATCATGATGTTCCTTCCCGTCCGCAGTCGGTCCTCATTATCCGCCCTGGAGGCATTGGCGATGCGGTGCATCTGGTGCCCGTTGTGAGGGCTCTGCGCCAATGTTTCCCCGAGCTCACCATCGACATTCTCGCGGAACGGCGCAATGCCGGCATCTTCGCCCTCTGCCCTGGAATCCGCTCGGTACGCTGTTACGACATCCCTTCGGAATTTTGCGATGCCCTCAGGCGTAGATACGATGTTGTCATTGATACGGAGCAGTGGCATCGCCTCTCGGCCGTAATGGCACGCATCGTCCGGGCCGAAACCAAGATCGGCTTTGCATCCAACAATCGCCGGCGTCTCCTTACCCATCCAGTCTCTTACAATCAGGATGTCTATGAAGCTGACAGCTTCAGACGTCTCCTCGCCCCGCTCGGATGTGATGGGGAAGGGGAGGTAGTTGCGCCGTTTCTTGCAGTTGCGGGCCGGGATGCCGAAGTCGCTGACAGGCTGCTTGCCGCTCTGGGCGGAAGGCCGTTTGTGGCTTTCTTTCCCGGGGCGAGCATTGTCGAGCGCCGTTGGGGGGGGGACAGGTTTGCTGAACTGGCGTCTCGACTTCGGAAACGGATTGAGGTTGTTGTCGTCGGTGGAGCGGTTGATCGGCAAGATGCTGCAGTTATTGAGCGGTCTGATGTGCTGAACTTTGCAGGCATCACCAATCTCGCCGAAACCGCCGCCGTTCTCGCCCGCTCGTCTCTTCTCGTCAGCGGTGACTCCGGCATCCTCCACATCGCCGTTGGCCTCGGTGTTCCCACCGTTTCCCTCTTCGGTCCGGGGAGGGAACAGAAATGGGCGCCCCGGGGAAAAGATCACATTGTTATCAACAAACATCTTTCCTGTTCTCCCTGCACCACCTTTGGCTATACACCAAAATGTCCCATTGATGCCCGCTGCATGGCGGAAATAACCGTTGACGAAGTTGAGGATGCGGTATTGACTCTTTTGGCGCGGGGAAAATGTGACGCACATCAATAA